The following coding sequences are from one Ornithodoros turicata isolate Travis chromosome 1, ASM3712646v1, whole genome shotgun sequence window:
- the LOC135382549 gene encoding uncharacterized protein LOC135382549 — protein MPHHAVIREDRITTKMRIVFDASSHEAGTSSLNDNLNAGPNLNPDIMPLLMNFRLYPVALVSDVQKAFLQIAIHEDDRDALRLLWYSTTPVDGQLLPNVETWRMTRVTFGTAPSTFLLAATLQHHIQRHASEHPILARILENSIYVDDVIFGAANEEEAEEMYTETLQLFGKASMKLQKWGSNSYAMREKFKSEPDAVLIGNTTKVLGIPWNQEQDTLSLPLDFHRTSGEYNGMTTKRQVLRSVAQIYDPLGFILPYTVTGKMLLQEIWKHGLEWDAPLPDDIARKWGAWHNELQDLKDIEIPRCYLPDMSTEIQPQLHFFSDASPGAYGTVVYLRLGGCADGYKTQLIAARSRIAPVKEVTLARMELLGALMSARLASYLRDNFKLTTSDFFWTDSMIALQWIRGDANRWPQFVRNRVTEIQQKVEKDRWRYVGTEANPADLLTRGTSPKKLLQSKLWWKGPSWLAQSDDKWPSPEVNEMTRTHVHKEQVVLQTIAPSCSDPVMDLGRFSNVNNLHRVTAWIIRFTKNSRGIGRINGPLSASEIQQAERYWVRQEQESAFADEISALGSNNALKRTSKLKDLRPFIDDDGILRLGGRMGGSRQTFSECHPIILPTHSHYARLLILQSHRQVFHCGVRDTLVQLRERFWILRARQQVKRILRGCVTCRRNDARHLTQPDGQLPPDRVTMSHPFEVTGIDFAGPVMLKRRRNYHKGYIVLFTCAVTRAVHLELCEDMSAIKFLQAFRRFTARRGICQTIYSDNALTFKKVAREIRDIQRILTDPLVQDYSSRNGIRWKFIPERAPWWGGFYERLIRSVKSALRKTLSRNVVDFIEMQTLLAEVEAMMNSRPITFVYNENSEPTPLTPATMIMGRRLLAPPSTESTTSRNTIHDSSSTKIRETWKRQLHYLNAVWNRWQQEYLSELRSAYHSKGTNDCDVRTGDLVLVKEPNCPRLQWKMALVDKVFTGSDGRVRVCLIRTPGRTILRRPVQHLYKLESQEK, from the coding sequence ATGCCGCATCACGCAGTCATCAGGGAGGATCGAATAACTACAAAGATGAGGATCGTCTTCGACGCATCCTCTCATGAAGCTGGCACCAGCTCGCTCAATGATAATCTGAACGCGGGCCCAAACCTAAATCCGGATATCATGCCACTACTTATGAACTTCCGCCTTTATCCAGTAGCCTTGGTATCGGATGTACAGAAGGCATTCCTACAGATCGCCATACACGAGGATGACAGAGACGCGCTTAGGTTGCTGTGGTACAGCACCACGCCGGTAGACGGCCAGCTACTGCCTAACGTTGAAACGTGGCGCATGACTAGGGTGACTTTCGGCACGGCCCCTAGCACGTTCCTCCTGGCAGCCACGTTACAGCACCATATCCAGCGGCACGCCAGTGAGCATCCGATACTAGCAAGGATACTTGAAAATTCCATTTACGTGGACGACGTCATTTTTGGTGCGGCGAACGAGGAGGAGGCAGAGGAGATGTACACCGAAACCTTACAGCTGTTTGGAAAGGCTTCCATGAAGCTCCAAAAATGGGGTTCGAACAGTTATGCGATGCGCGAGAAGTTTAAGTCAGAACCGGATGCTGTTTTGATTGGAAACACAACGAAAGTACTTGGCATTCCTTGGAACCAGGAGCAGGATACGCTGTCTCTCCCACTTGACTTCCACCGCACATCAGGAGAGTACAACGGCATGACCACGAAACGACAGGTGCTGCGCTCTGTGGCACAAATATATGACCCATTGGGCTTCATCCTTCCGTACACCGTCACCGGAAAGATGCTCCTACAGGAAATCTGGAAGCACGGGTTGGAGTGGGATGCTCCGCTACCAGATGATATCGCTCGTAAATGGGGCGCTTGGCACAACGAGCTCCAGGATCTCAAAGACATTGAAATACCACGTTGTTACTTACCGGACATGAGCACTGAGATCCAGCCACAGCTACACTTTTTCTCTGATGCTAGCCCCGGCGCGTACGGTACCGTTGTTTATCTACGTCTCGGCGGCTGCGCGGACGGATACAAAACACAACTGATCGCAGCAAGATCAAGAATAGCACCAGTGAAGGAGGTTACTCTAGCTCGTATGGAACTACTTGGTGCGCTGATGTCAGCTCGTCTCGCCAGCTACTTGCGGGACAATTTCAAGCTCACCACCTCAGATTTCTTTTGGACAGATTCAATGATTGCTTTGCAATGGATACGAGGGGACGCAAACCGCTGGCCGCAGTTTGTGCGCAACAGGGTCACAGAAATTCAACAGAAGGTAGAGAAAGATCGATGGAGATACGTGGGAACAGAAGCAAATCCAGCCGACTTGTTGACGCGAGGAACAAGTCCCAAGAAATTGCTTCAGTCCAAGCTGTGGTGGAAAGGACCATCATGGCTGGCGCAATCTGATGACAAATGGCCATCTCCTGAAGTCAATGAGATGACACGCACTCACGTTCATAAAGAGCAGGTTGTGCTCCAAACCATCGCACCATCGTGCTCGGATCCAGTGATGGATCTGGGACGATTCAGCAATGTCAATAACCTCCATCGTGTAACAGCGTGGATAATTCGATTCACCAAGAACTCCAGAGGAATAGGTcggatcaacggtcccttaagcGCTAGTGAGATTCAACAGGCCGAACGCTACTGGGTAAGGCAAGAACAAGAATCTGCATTCGCGGACGAAATCAGCGCACTCGGAAGCAACAATGCACTTAAGCGAACATCGAAGTTGAAAGATCTAAGGCCATTTATTGACGACGACGGCATCCTCAGGCTTGGAGGACGAATGGGTGGTAGTCGTCAAACATTTTCGGAATGTCATCCAATCATACTGCCAACTCACTCGCATTATGCTCGCCTTTTAATTTTACAGTCCCATCGACAAGTTTTCCACTGCGGAGTGCGTGACACTTTAGTGCAGCTACGCGAAAGGTTCTGGATACTCCGAGCACGCCAACAAGTCAAGCGAATACTACGAGGTTGCGTGACATGCAGAAGAAACGACGCAAGGCATCTGACACAACCTGATGGCCAACTTCCACCTGACAGAGTGACGATGAGTCATCCCTTCGAGGTCACCGGCATCGATTTTGCGGGACCAGTAATGTTGAAGCGAAGGAGGAACTACCACAAGGGCTACATTGTCCTCTTCACTTGTGCCGTCACAAGGGCTGTGCACCTAGAGCTGTGCGAGGACATGTCGGCGATCAAGTTCTTGCAAGCCTTCCGAAGATTTACAGCTCGTAGGGGAATCTGCCAAACCATCTACTCGGACAATGCCTTGACGTTCAAAAAGGTCGCAAGAGAAATTCGGGACATACAGAGGATCTTAACGGACCCACTGGTGCAGGACTATTCTTCACGTAACGGAATCCGCTGGAAATTCATACCGGAGCGCGCACCATGGTGGGGTGGCTTTTATGAAAGACTGATAAGATCCGTAAAATCAGCATTGAGGAAAACCCTGTCCAGGAACGTCGTAGACTTCATCGAAATGCAAACTCTGCTGGCTGAGGTGGAGGCGATGATGAACTCAAGACCTATAACCTTTGTTTACAACGAAAACTCCGAGCCGACACCACTCACTCCAGCAACCATGATAATGGGAAGACGTCTACTCGCACCACCATCGACGGAATCCACCACATCGCGGAACACAATCCATGACTCATCGTCCACGAAGATAAGGGAGACATGGAAAAGACAGCTGCACTACCTCAATGCAGTATGGAATAGGTGGCAGCAAGAATACCTCTCGGAACTACGTTCTGCATACCACTCCAAAGGGACAAACGACTGCGACGTTCGAACCGGAGATTTAGTTCTCGTCAAAGAGCCCAACTGTCCCAGGCTTCAATGGAAAATGGCCCTCGTTGATAAAGTTTTCACAGGTTCAGATGGACGAGTTAGGGTATGTCTGATTAGGACTCCTGGTAGAACGATACTCAGGAGACCCGTCCAGCACCTCTACAAGCTCGAGTCACAAGAAAAATAG